One region of Methanobacterium sp. genomic DNA includes:
- a CDS encoding NifB/NifX family molybdenum-iron cluster-binding protein, with protein MSFKVAVASSDGKYVNQHFGMAGQFLIFEIDDEGEYKFIELRENVPACDVGGHTEDAMNRSVELILDCKAIIASQIGPVAIDILLAHGIEPYIAPTFIDTALKELALLKKGE; from the coding sequence ATGTCATTTAAAGTGGCAGTTGCAAGCAGTGATGGAAAATATGTTAACCAGCATTTTGGTATGGCAGGGCAGTTTTTGATCTTTGAAATTGATGATGAGGGTGAGTACAAATTTATAGAACTTAGGGAAAATGTTCCTGCCTGTGATGTGGGAGGACATACTGAGGATGCCATGAATAGAAGTGTGGAATTGATTTTGGACTGTAAAGCAATTATAGCAAGCCAAATTGGACCTGTAGCAATTGATATTTTGTTGGCCCATGGCATAGAACCTTATATAGCACCTACTTTTATAGATACGGCTTTGAAAGAACTGGCTTTGTTAAAAAAAGGAGAGTAA